In the Terriglobales bacterium genome, one interval contains:
- a CDS encoding ABC transporter ATP-binding protein yields MPAAAPVIHVEDVHKYYDLGEARVHALRGVSVDIAAGEFVAVMGASGGGKSTFMNILGCLDRPSSGRYLLEGTDVSSFSKRELAAIRNRQIGFVFQGFNLLSRTTAMENVELPTHYARIPREEGTRRALAALAQVGLSDRADHFPSQLSGGQQQRVAIARALVNQPTILLADEPTGNLDSRTAVEIMDIFQRLNEERGLTIVLVTHEPDIAQFAKRNLVFRDGKIRRDEVLSNRPRAGEVLQHMPVLED; encoded by the coding sequence ATGCCGGCAGCGGCCCCCGTCATTCACGTTGAGGATGTGCACAAGTACTACGACCTGGGCGAAGCGCGGGTGCACGCCCTGCGCGGCGTTTCAGTGGACATCGCTGCCGGCGAGTTCGTCGCCGTCATGGGCGCCAGCGGGGGCGGCAAGTCCACGTTCATGAACATCCTCGGCTGCCTCGACCGGCCCAGCAGCGGCCGCTATTTACTGGAGGGCACCGACGTCTCCAGCTTCAGCAAGCGCGAGCTGGCCGCCATCCGCAACCGCCAGATCGGTTTTGTCTTCCAGGGATTCAATCTGCTGTCGCGCACCACGGCGATGGAAAACGTCGAGTTGCCGACTCACTACGCCCGCATCCCGCGCGAGGAAGGCACGCGCCGCGCGCTCGCCGCCCTGGCCCAGGTGGGACTTTCCGACCGAGCTGACCACTTTCCCTCGCAGCTCTCCGGCGGACAGCAGCAGCGCGTCGCGATTGCGCGGGCACTGGTCAATCAGCCCACCATACTGCTCGCCGACGAGCCCACCGGCAATCTCGATAGCCGCACCGCGGTGGAGATCATGGACATCTTCCAGCGTCTGAACGAAGAGCGCGGCCTGACCATCGTGCTGGTGACGCACGAACCTGACATCGCCCAATTTGCCAAGCGCAATCTGGTCTTCCGCGACGGCAAGATCCGGCGTGATGAAGTGCTCTCCAACCGTCCCCGGGCGGGCGAAGTGCTGCAACACATGCCCGTGCTGGAAGACTAG